A segment of the Oceanotoga teriensis genome:
TGTATTTATTCCACCATCTCTTTTTTTAACTATAATATCATAAGGTCTCATTAAATTGCCCTCCTTTAAAATTTATTCTAAAAAGAGTTCCATTATTCTCTTCACTTTCAAGAAAAATTCTGGCATCATGATTATCTAATATAAGTTTTACTATATATAAACCAAGTCCAAAACCGCTTATCTGTCTAGTTCTTGATTTATCAACTCTATAAAACATATCAAATATTTTTTGAATTTCTTTAGAAGGTATTCCTATCCCATTATCTTCAACTTCTAATACAATTTCATTTTTATTTTCATATGCATCTTTATAAAGCTTAATCCAAATGCTCTTATCTTCTTCTCTTGCCGAAGTAAATTTAAAAGCATTATCAATCAAATTATATATTACCTGTAATATTCTATCATCATTCCCCATAATAAACAAATCGGGTTCTATTTCAGCTTCTAGATTTATTTCCATTTCATCTGCAAGCATTTTAAAGAATTTATAAGCTTTTCCTGTGACTTCTGAAAGATTTATTATTTTAAATTCTTTTTCATCAGAAATATTTTTTTGAAGTCTTCCCATGTCTAATAAATCATTCACAAGTCTCGTTAATCTTGCAGTTTCATCTTCGATTATTTTTATCATTTTTTCTACATCTTTTTCAAGATTATCATTCATAAGTATTGTTTCAAGATAACCATTCATAACTGCCAGTGGCGTTCTTAATTCATGAGACATTATAGTTAAAAACTCTTTTCTCAATGATTCTAAACTCTTTTCTTTAGTTACATCAGTTAAAATAACTATTCTATATTTTTCATCTATTTCTGTAGTCTTTATTTTACAATTATAATATCTTTTTTCAGGAGAATAAAATAATATCTCTTCTTCAACATTAATTTTTCTTTTAAAACTTTTAAGTATTAAATCTATGAGATTGTGACTATCAACTATTTCAGCAAGAGATCTTCCTATATAGTCTTCAAGTGTAAAAATTTCTTTTGATGATTTATTTGCAAAGTCTACTTTTATTATATCTCCTTGATATAGAGAGGTTAAC
Coding sequences within it:
- a CDS encoding sensor histidine kinase translates to MIYFYTLTITIFIIITSLYIYSFIKNKKNEKKYKRLKNEISRIFNINLNNPSDDFVIHQIETNLKSIKNKFESEKNRRRNMYSILDTLNEGVMLTSLYQGDIIKVDFANKSSKEIFTLEDYIGRSLAEIVDSHNLIDLILKSFKRKINVEEEILFYSPEKRYYNCKIKTTEIDEKYRIVILTDVTKEKSLESLRKEFLTIMSHELRTPLAVMNGYLETILMNDNLEKDVEKMIKIIEDETARLTRLVNDLLDMGRLQKNISDEKEFKIINLSEVTGKAYKFFKMLADEMEINLEAEIEPDLFIMGNDDRILQVIYNLIDNAFKFTSAREEDKSIWIKLYKDAYENKNEIVLEVEDNGIGIPSKEIQKIFDMFYRVDKSRTRQISGFGLGLYIVKLILDNHDARIFLESEENNGTLFRINFKGGQFNETL